One window from the genome of Desulfonatronum thiodismutans encodes:
- a CDS encoding DUF3426 domain-containing protein, with protein MLIQCPNCDTKYNLNESVIGPDGSKVRCIRCDHVFFVAQPGAEFDVTSEQTQGQAQEHDLDQAQKDDFDWLDEVEPEEDGKGRSKGGEDGYSVEIQPSEEPKNKTVTYVVAGLVVAIIALAAFLYSQGAVDTFSSWFGSSEPEQVEEPKTLGPEDVHLVSLQNVRQYFVTNEKIGQLFVIEGKARNDFPTPMELFRIEASLFDAAGQVVERREFLAGNTVSLFQLQILSEQELDAALNARVGILTNNTNVRPGMDVQFMVVFPNPPDSVQEYGLKVIGAQHPPR; from the coding sequence ATGTTGATCCAATGTCCTAACTGCGACACCAAATACAACCTGAACGAATCCGTTATTGGTCCGGATGGGTCGAAGGTTCGGTGCATCCGCTGTGACCATGTCTTTTTCGTCGCCCAGCCGGGTGCGGAGTTCGACGTCACGTCCGAACAGACCCAGGGACAGGCCCAGGAGCATGACCTGGATCAGGCTCAGAAGGACGACTTCGACTGGTTGGACGAGGTAGAGCCCGAGGAGGACGGCAAGGGGCGGAGCAAGGGCGGCGAGGACGGCTATTCCGTGGAGATTCAGCCCTCGGAAGAGCCGAAGAACAAGACTGTGACCTATGTCGTGGCCGGTCTTGTTGTCGCGATCATCGCCTTGGCGGCGTTTCTGTATTCCCAGGGGGCCGTGGATACTTTTTCGTCCTGGTTCGGTTCCTCCGAACCCGAGCAGGTCGAGGAGCCGAAAACGCTCGGCCCGGAAGACGTGCACTTGGTTTCATTGCAGAACGTGCGCCAGTATTTTGTCACCAACGAGAAAATCGGCCAGTTGTTCGTCATCGAAGGCAAGGCCCGCAACGATTTTCCGACTCCCATGGAACTGTTCCGCATTGAGGCCAGTTTGTTCGATGCCGCCGGACAGGTCGTGGAACGCCGGGAGTTTTTAGCCGGCAACACCGTCTCCCTGTTTCAGCTCCAGATCCTTTCGGAGCAGGAATTGGATGCGGCCTTGAACGCACGGGTCGGCATCCTGACCAACAATACCAACGTTCGTCCCGGAATGGACGTTCAGTTCATGGTTGTTTTTCCCAATCCTCCGGATTCCGTTCAGGAATACGGATTGAAAGTCATCGGCGCCCAGCACCCGCCGAGGTAG